One Staphylococcus simiae genomic region harbors:
- the ltrA gene encoding group II intron reverse transcriptase/maturase, producing MYRESPSMMELVVRENNIQKAIKKVKKNNGAPGIDGMRVSELTSHFAKYFPQIKQKLLDGTYKPQAVRKVEIPKSNGKKRVLGIPVARDRVIQQAIKQVIEPSIDRTFSKHSHGFRPNRSTGTALKECATYYEEGYLVAVDCDLKQCFDMLNHDKLMYLFERHVQDKAISKFIRRSLQVGAIDLNGNYRSREIGAPQGGVISPLLCNIYLHELDNELEKRGHRFVRYADDFVIFVRTKRAGQRVMESVTKFIEKDLKLIVNSEKSKVGSITRLKFLSCLMTKVNGTYRFRPTMEARRNLKRTLRRLTKRNRPGTFKEIISEINQVTRGWINYFGKGFITGFVTKLQSWLNRRIRQLILKRWKRIKTKYKMLRKYGLDHKSAMKIANSRKKYWRLSSTHEVHRALTTKRLYKWGLEPLTQLAETAYARY from the coding sequence ATGTATCGTGAGTCTCCATCTATGATGGAGCTTGTTGTAAGAGAGAATAATATACAAAAAGCAATTAAGAAAGTGAAGAAAAACAACGGTGCACCTGGCATCGATGGCATGCGAGTAAGTGAATTAACATCACATTTCGCAAAATACTTTCCACAAATTAAACAAAAACTGCTTGATGGCACGTATAAGCCACAAGCAGTAAGAAAGGTTGAAATACCTAAATCAAATGGGAAAAAGCGCGTGCTTGGAATCCCTGTCGCAAGAGACAGAGTTATCCAACAAGCCATTAAACAAGTCATTGAACCTAGTATCGACCGTACTTTCTCAAAACACAGTCATGGCTTTAGACCGAATCGTAGTACAGGAACTGCACTTAAAGAATGTGCAACATACTATGAAGAAGGTTACTTAGTTGCAGTTGATTGTGATTTAAAACAGTGCTTTGATATGTTGAACCATGATAAATTAATGTATCTATTTGAACGACATGTTCAAGATAAAGCCATTTCTAAATTTATTCGTAGAAGCCTACAGGTTGGTGCAATCGACCTCAATGGTAATTATCGAAGTAGAGAAATAGGTGCACCGCAAGGTGGTGTTATTTCCCCGTTACTTTGTAATATTTATCTTCACGAATTAGATAATGAATTGGAGAAACGTGGTCATCGCTTTGTTCGTTATGCAGATGACTTCGTCATCTTTGTACGTACAAAACGAGCGGGTCAACGTGTCATGGAAAGTGTGACAAAGTTTATCGAAAAAGACCTTAAACTTATTGTAAATAGTGAAAAGAGCAAGGTAGGTTCTATCACACGTTTAAAGTTCTTGAGTTGTCTAATGACCAAAGTAAATGGCACTTATCGTTTCAGACCGACTATGGAAGCAAGAAGAAATTTAAAACGCACCTTAAGACGTCTAACGAAACGAAATAGACCAGGTACCTTTAAAGAGATTATATCAGAAATTAATCAAGTAACACGAGGGTGGATAAATTACTTTGGTAAAGGATTTATTACAGGTTTTGTAACGAAGTTACAATCATGGTTAAACCGACGCATTAGACAACTAATCCTCAAAAGATGGAAAAGAATAAAAACCAAATATAAGATGTTACGTAAGTATGGACTTGACCATAAGAGTGCAATGAAAATTGCCAATTCAAGAAAGAAATACTGGCGCTTATCATCAACGCATGAAGTTCATCGTGCACTTACAACAAAACGTCTCTACAAGTGGGGGTTAGAACCATTAACCCAACTCGCAGAGACGGCTTACGCAAGATATTGA
- the rpsL gene encoding 30S ribosomal protein S12, translated as MPTINQLVRKPRQSKVRKSDSPALNKGFNSKKKKFTDLNSPQKRGVCTRVGTMTPKKPNSALRKYARVRLSNNIEINAYIPGIGHNLQEHSVVLVRGGRVKDLPGVRYHIVRGALDTSGVDGRRQGRSLYGTKKPKN; from the coding sequence ATGCCAACTATTAACCAATTAGTACGTAAACCAAGACAAAGTAAAGTTAGAAAATCAGACTCTCCAGCTTTAAATAAAGGTTTTAACAGTAAAAAGAAAAAATTTACTGATTTAAACTCACCACAAAAACGTGGAGTTTGTACTCGTGTAGGTACTATGACACCTAAAAAACCTAACTCAGCGTTACGTAAATATGCTCGTGTGCGTTTATCAAACAACATTGAAATTAACGCATACATCCCTGGTATCGGCCATAACTTACAAGAACACAGTGTTGTACTTGTACGTGGTGGACGTGTAAAAGACTTACCAGGTGTTCGTTACCACATCGTACGTGGTGCACTTGATACTTCAGGTGTTGACGGACGTAGACAAGGTCGTTCATTATACGGAACTAAAAAACCTAAAAACTAA
- a CDS encoding ribosomal L7Ae/L30e/S12e/Gadd45 family protein: MSKEKVARFNKQQFVVGLKETLKALNKDQVTSLIIAQDVEVHLMTRVLSRINQQNIPVSFFESKRALGKYVGINVNATIVALLK, encoded by the coding sequence TTGTCTAAGGAAAAAGTTGCACGCTTTAACAAACAACAATTTGTAGTTGGTCTTAAAGAAACGCTTAAAGCGTTAAATAAAGATCAAGTTACATCTTTGATTATTGCTCAAGACGTTGAAGTTCATTTAATGACTCGCGTGTTAAGCCGAATCAATCAACAAAATATTCCTGTATCATTTTTCGAAAGCAAACGTGCTTTAGGAAAATATGTAGGTATTAATGTTAATGCTACAATTGTCGCATTACTTAAATGA